The Rubrobacter tropicus nucleotide sequence AATAACCCCAGGGCGTCAGATGGGAGAGCCAGTCAGGAAAAGCCTGTCCGAAGGTGCCGAAGAAGATGCCGACCACACCGATTCCGAGGCACACGAGCTGGTTCTCGATCTTGGCGGACAGCAGAATGTGGAATGCGAGCACTACAAGGTTGATGACGACTGCGGAGGCGGTGTATCCCAACCAGTGTTCGAGGGGAAAGGGGGACGTGATTCCCGCCAGAAGTCCGAAAGCGATCAGTATGAGGCTTTGAAGGATTGTGGCGGCGACGACAAGCGTGCCGAGGGCAAGGAACTTTGCCCGGCAGAGGCGCCCGGAGGTCACGCCCGAGGTGGCCGACAGTAGCCAGCCGTTGCCAAGATGTTCCATCTCAACCTGCCGGCTGGCCAATACCGCCAGGAGGACGGGTGCGATCAAGGCCACCGCGAAGCCGTCCAACAGGAGCTTCCACGCAAAGCCGTCCGGGTCGTCCAGGCGGGAGAACAGGCCCGAACCAGATGCCTGAAATGCTGTGAGACCGGCCACACCGAATAGCAATAGGCCCACGACCAGCCAGACGCGCAGACGCCTCATCTTGGCGAACTCGTTGATGATGACTTTCGCGTTCACAGTCCGCCGCCTTCGGTGAGATCCATGAACACCTTCTCGAGCGACTGCTGATCACGTCGTACTTCGTAGATACCGATCCCGGCGCCGACGAGGGTCGAGACGACTCGGGCGGTTGCCTCGTTTCCCAACCCTGGGAGTCGCACTGCCCGGTCATCGAGGCTGCTGTCGAGCTCGCGTTCGAGCAGTCCGTGCGCTCGTCGCGGGTCGGAGCAGTCGATGAGCAGGTCGGGGATGGATCGGGCAAAGAGCTCGTCACGTGTGCCCTGGAAGATCATCCGCCCGTTGCTGAGGATGCCCAGCACGGTGGCGGTCTTGTCGATCTCGCCAAGCAGATGGCTGGAGACCATCACCGTGACCCCGTCGTCGGCCAGGCGCCAGAGAAGTTCGCGGATCTCCTCGATGCCGGCCGGGTCGAGCCCGTTCGTCGGCTCGTCGAGGATCAGCAGCCGGGGTTCGCGGGCCAGGGCCATCGCGATCCCCAGCCGCTGCTTCATCCCCATCGAGTAATTGCGGACCTGCTTATCGAGATGGTCCTGCAACCGCACCGTGCGCACCGCGCGGGCGACCTGCCCGTCATCGAGACCGAGCAGACGCTGCACCAGGCGCATGTTCTCCCGTCCGGTAAGGTGCCCGTAACCGGGTGGGGATTCGATGAGCGAGCCGATCTTCCCCAGCAGCTCCCGCCTCGTCGCGCGAGTCATCGGACGCCCCATGACCCGGACCTCGCCGCTCGTGGGCCGGACCAGGGACAGGAGCATCTTCATGGTGGTGGACTTACCCGACCCGTTCGGACCCAGGAAGCCGTACACGCATCCTTGAGGGATGCGCAGGTTCAGATTCTCCACGACGTTGCGTTTGCCGTACCGCTTGCTGAGTCCATCGGTGGCGACGATGTAGTTTGTGTCATCCATGGTCTCGATATTAGTAGCGTTAGCAGCGCAAATCGTCTTCCTTAATGCAGATCTTTCGCGTCTTACCTGAGATAGACGAATCGGCGCGTGTACGCCTCAGGGACTACGCCTCAGGGACTACGCCTCAGGGACGACCCGTCCGGGCGTGGAAGCCGCGAGACGCGCCCGGTATGTGCCGGAGCCGACCGTCGTCGCTCAGCGGTCGCCGGCCTCGACCAGGCCGGTCTCGTAGGCGAGGACGACGGCCTGGACCCGGTCGCGGAGGCCGAGCTTGGCCAGTATCCGGCCCACGTGCGTCTTGACGGTGCCCTCCGATAAGACCAGCTCCCGGGCGATCTCCGCGTTCGACAATCCCCGGGCCACCAGCCGCAGCACCTCGTGCTCCCGCGGCGTCAGCTCCTCGAGCCGGTGCCCTTCCGGGACGGGGCGCCGTTCGCGCGCGACGGGCGGGTCGCTCGCGAAGCGGTCCAAAAGACGGCGCGTGGTGCTGGGCGCGACGACCGCATCGCCGAGGTGCACGTGGGTGATCGCCGAGACCAGGTCGTTTAGGGGCGCGTCTTTGACGAGAAAACCGCTCGCGCCGACCCGGAGCGCGTCGTAGGCGTATTCGTCGAGGTCGAAGGTCGTCAGGATCAGCACTCGCGGGCCGTCACCGGCGCAGATCCGCCGCGTCGCCTCCACCCCGCTCATCCGCGGCATCCGGACGTCCATGAGCACTACGTCCGCCCGCACCGTCTCCAGCAGCTCCAGCGCGGTGTCGCCATCGTCGGCCTCACCGACGACCTCGATCTCCGGGCGGGATTCGAGGATCATCCGGAAGCCCGCCCGGATCATCTCCTGGTCGTCGACCAGCACGACGCGAATAGTCAATCTCCACCTCCGATCGGCAACGTCGCCACCACCTCGAACCCTCCGCCCGGCCGGGGACCGGTCCGAAGCTTCCCGCCGTAGGCGGCGACCCGTTCGCGCATCCCCACGAGCCCATGACCGCCACCCGGCTCGCTGCCGGGACGGGCACCCGGGCCCTGCCCATCGTCGGTGACCCGCACCTCCAGCGAGTCGCCCCCGTAGCGCAACCGCACCGCAACCTTGCTGAGCAACGGACCGGCATGCTTCCTCGCGTTGGTCAACGCTTCCTGGATCACCCGATACACCACGAGATCCACGCCGGCAGACACCTCGACGGGTTCTCCCCGCAACGTCATCTCCACGGGGAGCCCGGAGGTCCTCGACTCCTCGATCAAGCGCCCCAGTTGCGCGATGCCCGGCGAGGGTGCGCGCGATCCCGGCTCTCCGTCCCGCAGGACGTCGAGCATCCGCCGCATCTCCGCCAGCGCGTCCCTGCCGGTATCGCGCACCGTCAGCATCGCCTGCTCCGCACGTTCCGGCTCACTGTGCACCTTCAACGACGCACCTTCCGCCATGACCACAACCACGCTCAGGCTGTGAGAGACGATATCGTGGATCTCGCGGGCGATCCGGGCACGCTCCGCTGCGGCCACGATCCGCGCCTGACTCTCTTGCTCGCGCTCCAACTGGCGTGCGCGCTCCTTCAACCCGTCCACGTAGTCACGGCGGATGCGGACCGTCGTGCCCCACGTCCATGCCGTGACGACCACAAGAACCAGCAGGCCCAGATCGCTGGGCGACAAGTAGTACTCCTCCAGCCGCG carries:
- a CDS encoding ABC transporter permease; translation: MNAKVIINEFAKMRRLRVWLVVGLLLFGVAGLTAFQASGSGLFSRLDDPDGFAWKLLLDGFAVALIAPVLLAVLASRQVEMEHLGNGWLLSATSGVTSGRLCRAKFLALGTLVVAATILQSLILIAFGLLAGITSPFPLEHWLGYTASAVVINLVVLAFHILLSAKIENQLVCLGIGVVGIFFGTFGQAFPDWLSHLTPWGYYALAMPADYVGMELVYLDLPYPSVLALAVVGSVLFLFVTSRFDRQEA
- a CDS encoding ABC transporter ATP-binding protein — translated: MDDTNYIVATDGLSKRYGKRNVVENLNLRIPQGCVYGFLGPNGSGKSTTMKMLLSLVRPTSGEVRVMGRPMTRATRRELLGKIGSLIESPPGYGHLTGRENMRLVQRLLGLDDGQVARAVRTVRLQDHLDKQVRNYSMGMKQRLGIAMALAREPRLLILDEPTNGLDPAGIEEIRELLWRLADDGVTVMVSSHLLGEIDKTATVLGILSNGRMIFQGTRDELFARSIPDLLIDCSDPRRAHGLLERELDSSLDDRAVRLPGLGNEATARVVSTLVGAGIGIYEVRRDQQSLEKVFMDLTEGGGL
- a CDS encoding sensor histidine kinase codes for the protein MKGASSSWLRERPWLVDVVVALAVFAYNLPIQVRYVPDGLWPGTGTVVAVGLCAPYVLRQRHPLPVFGIILLTAWLQLVLGVGFIPADIMLAFALYNVAVRFQWPISAPAAAAVVLWVLLAVGPRLEEYYLSPSDLGLLVLVVVTAWTWGTTVRIRRDYVDGLKERARQLEREQESQARIVAAAERARIAREIHDIVSHSLSVVVVMAEGASLKVHSEPERAEQAMLTVRDTGRDALAEMRRMLDVLRDGEPGSRAPSPGIAQLGRLIEESRTSGLPVEMTLRGEPVEVSAGVDLVVYRVIQEALTNARKHAGPLLSKVAVRLRYGGDSLEVRVTDDGQGPGARPGSEPGGGHGLVGMRERVAAYGGKLRTGPRPGGGFEVVATLPIGGGD
- a CDS encoding response regulator, which produces MTIRVVLVDDQEMIRAGFRMILESRPEIEVVGEADDGDTALELLETVRADVVLMDVRMPRMSGVEATRRICAGDGPRVLILTTFDLDEYAYDALRVGASGFLVKDAPLNDLVSAITHVHLGDAVVAPSTTRRLLDRFASDPPVARERRPVPEGHRLEELTPREHEVLRLVARGLSNAEIARELVLSEGTVKTHVGRILAKLGLRDRVQAVVLAYETGLVEAGDR